A segment of the Verrucomicrobiia bacterium genome:
GAACAGGTGAAGGGCTTCACGGAAGCGCCATGGATTCACAAGCGCGGCGACATTTACTACCTCACGTATGCCACTGGTTTTCCAGAGAAGGTCGCGTATTCGACGAGTTCGAAGATGACAGGGCCATGGACACCGCGCGGTTTGCTGTCTGAGCTCGCGGGGAACAGCAACACGATCCATCAATCCATCATCGAGTTCATGGGCCGCTGGTATTTCATTTACCACAACGGAGGCGTGCAGACGACAGGTGGAAGCTATCGACGATCCGTATGCATCGAACACCTTGAGTACAATTCCGATGGGACGATGAACCGCATCGTGCAAACCACCGAAGGCGTTGCGCTCGGACGCTAGGCGTTTGGCTGCAGGACGCAATACAGTCACGGCTTAAAGTAACAAAATGAACACTCCCGCTTCTAGCGTGCGAATGAGGGAGAGGAATATCTCATGACGATTTTTCGCCTCGGCCAAACAAGTAATTAAGCGCCACGAGTTTAGGAAGTTTGGGAGCCTGTTTTGAAGCTACGCATCAATTCCAGCGACGTGCATGAATGCGATTCTCCTTCCCCTCATTGTGTTGTGTGGTGTCACAACGGGCATGGCCGCAACGATTACCTGGGATGGAGGCGGCGGGAATTCATCATGGCAAACAGAGGCGAACTGGAGCAATGATGCCCTGCCAGGCATCAACGACGATGTAATTCTCAACGCCGGCGGTGGGCTGGTGGTAACATCGTCGGCCAGTGTCACGATTCGCAGTGTTCAAGCCAGCAATAGCATCGCACTCACCGCCGGGGTCTTTCGTGTCACTTCCGGAGACTCCATCCTGCAAGGGCAGGTTCATGTTTCTGGCAATCCCACGCTTTCGGCGAGCGGTCCCGCAACGCGGCTGGTTCTTCCCAACGCCCTTAATCTTGACCGCGCAGGGCTTGAAGCGCTGGGTGGCGCGCAATTTTTCGCGCCGATGGTGCCCCGCTTCAACAAGGGGTCTGGATGTGCAACGGTGTCCTGGCGAGCGTCTGGCGCGAACTCTGCGCTGCACCTTCCAGGATTGACCAACCTTGCTGGGGCTGACTGCGGGAACCTTTTAGTCCAGGCGCTCGATGACGGCTGGATTGTCCTTTCGAGTGTCGTGTCCCTCGCCGAAGGCATGGCCGCCTTCCTGGCTGAGGGAACGAATAGCCGGGTAGACTTATCATCCCTCCAGAACGCCGCCGGGGTTCTGGACAACGTGGCTTTCGAGGCACGCAACGGGGGGACCATGTCGATTCCGCAAATGCACGGCGGGAAAACAGTGACTGTTGCAATCCGCTCGGGAGGAATGTTGCCAGTCGGCCAGCTGGCGGAGTTGGAGGGATTTACAGTCGTGGGCACAAACCTCAATTTCACATCGCTGACCAACCTGGGGCACGGGAGCATCAGCGTGACCAGCAATGCAGTGGTCACAGCGACGAACCTCGTCAGACACAACGGCGCGCTCGATTGCTACACAGGATTGTGGCACGTCAGTGGTCCAGGCAGCGTCCTCGACTTCTCGAGCTTGACCAACCTCGTTGGCGCGGATTGCGGCAGCCGCGAACTTCGCGCCAGCAGCGGCGCAACATTCCGGCTGACAGGGTTGCGGGCGATTTCCGAAGGGACACTGAAGTTCAGTGCACACGGTTCGGGCAGCCTGATCGATCTTGCCAACCTGAATCGTTCCGATGCGACCCAACGGATCGTGGCCCTGGAAGCCTTGGATTCCGGAACCATTCAGATGCCTCTTTACACTGGCACCCCACGCACGTTCTTGATTCTGGAGAACAACGGGAACATTCCGACCGAAAACATGCGCGAGCTCAGCGGATTTCAGGTCAGCGGGATGAATGTACATTTTGCTGCGCTGACGAACGTATTGCACGGGCATATCACCGTCGCCAATGGCGCGATCGTCACCCTTCCTCTGCTTGTGAGGCACGATCACAGCGGCACATGCGTTTCCACAGTGTGGGAGGTCCGGGACGCGGGATCATCTCTGGATCTGTCGAGCCTCACATACCTCTCCGGCCCTTCATGCGGGTCGCTGATAGTGAACGCGGAGAACGGCGGGCGCGCTGTGTTGAACTCGGTGCAGACGGTGGCAAACGGGACGCTGACCTTCTCGGCAGCGGGAAACGGCAGCGCGATCGAGTTGCCTCTTCTCGCGAATGTGCACGGCGGCAGGGTGGTCTCGCTGATCGCAGCTGACTCCGGGGAAATCATTGTTCCGCTGCTGGAGGGAAACACCAATGTGTTTGTTTCAGTCAATGACGACGGAATCCTTCCCATAGCGCAGTTTGCGCGGCTGCATGGATTCAGTGTCAATGGAATGAACGTCGTGTTTGGCGCCCTGACCAATCTTGCGTCGGGGAGCGTCATCGTCAGTGGCGGAGGTGTGGCCACAGCCCCGCATCTGGTTTCGCATGTAGACCCCGCGTTCTGCGGACTCTCCTCATGGCAGGCGACCGGCCCCGGCAGCGTCCTCGACTTCTCAAGCCTGACAAATCTGGTTGGACCGCAATGCGGCGCTTTGTCGATCCAGGCGAAAGCTGGCGGAAACGTGCGCATGGGCGGGTTGTCGCGCCTGGGCGAAGGAGGCGCTGCTTTCCTCTCGGACGGGCTTGGGAGCGCGCTCGATCTTTCAGGGTTGCGAAACTCCGACGCCGTGAGTCACAACATTTCGTTCGAAGCCCGGAACAATGGGTCGGTCGAGCTGCCGGAATTCGAGGGAGGCGAGACAGTGACCTTGGTCATTCGTTCGGGCGGTTCGTTCGACACGACCCACTTGAAGTTGCTGAGAAGCCTCACGGTCAGCGGAACATCCCTCAGCCTTGCCGGACTCACGAACCTTTTCGCAGGTAATTTGATCGTTGAGCAAGGCGCGGTGTTGTCGCTGCCGGGTGTTTTCAATCACGACCAGTCGACGGGATGCCCACTGAACGCATGGTCAGTCACGGGCTCGGGCAGTGTCCTGGAGCTGCTGTCGCTCACGAATCTCGTGGGCAGCGGATGCGGAAGCCTGGTAATTTCAGCCACGGCGGGAGGGTTGGTGAACATCAGCAATCTTGTCACAGTTGCCGACGGGACGGTGGCGTTCGTGGTCGACGGAATCAACAGCACAATTAACCTGTCGTCGCTGCGAGAGTCACGCGCTGATGAGAATGTCGTTTCGTTTGAAGCGCGGAACGCCGGCGAAATTGCAATGCCGAGCATGCTTGGCGGTTCGAGCGTGTGGATCACGATCAAGACCAACGGAGTAATTCCGACGAGCCGGTTATCGACGTTGCGCAGCGTGACTGCGATCGGAGCCAATATTTTCCTCGATGGATTGACCAACATCGATCGTGGAACGTTCACGGTTTTGGACGGTGGCACCGTGACTGCACCATCGTTGCGCGAGTATGTCAAAGGGGATTGGTGTGACAGCACGACCTGGCTGGCACGCGGTCCCGGGAGCCTTCTTAGTCTTCCACAGCTGCAACGCATGGATGGCGGTAACTGCGTTCCGCTGGAGATTGTGGCAACCAACGGCGGGCAGGTGCTGTTAAACGCTCTTACAAATGGGACTGCGTGGCTCACCATGGCATCATCGGGCGCGGGCAGCATCATCGCGCTGCCGTCGCTTTTGAATCTGATTCACACAGCTAGCGCATCGAGGCTGACGGCAACCAATGGCGGCGGGCTGGCGTTGCCCGCAGGACCGGCCTTCTTCTCGGGTGTGAGCCTGGAAATTGCCGGAGGGACTCCAGGTTTGCCATTGACCCGCATCGCGGCAACGAATCTGGTGATGCGGGGAGTGCCGTGGCGCAGTTATTGGATCGAATATCGAAATCCCGAAGCGCCCCAAATTCCGTGGGCGTTTTACGGCCGCGTGCCGCTGACCAATGACTTTCAAGTGATCGCACCTCCTGCCACCGGCAGCGTGGAATATCGCGCCTGGGAGTTTGTGGCCGAACCGGCGTTGCTGGACTTGCACATCCGACAAGCGACCAATGTGCAGTTGACGCTTTACGCGCCGAGTGGGTCCATACGCCATTTGCTGGCGAACACGAATCTGTTGTCGGCACCGTGGCAGGCGTTCGACACAGTTGTCATGACGAACACATTTCGCATCCTGCAGCCGAGGCCCTCAAACGGCAAAAGCGAGTTCTTTCGAGCGGAGCCTTAGCGCATCCGATTTTGAATTTCCTAGCGATCATCACTTCCGTAGCCCTCCTGCTTTTCAGTTCCCGTTCCGGAAGGGAAGATTGCCGCCGTCGCCATCCGTGATCAACGTGGCTGTGCGTTCAACCCCAAGCTCATCCATCCGCGCGGCAGGGTTGCCCCGTGAAAGTTCATCGCGAAGCCGTACTTTCCGCTGTCCTGAAGAATATCGTGATAATACTCCCATTCCATCTCCGCCGCGTAATCGATGAACCGTTTTGGACGGAGGATTGGCTGAATGTTTTGAAGTGCAACCTGCGAACGTCACGAGCGCGATGAGCGTGACACACGGAAGCAGTTGCCTGGCGTGATTGATGAAATGGTGTGCCTGGCTGTTCTTGGCTGCGGGCGAGCGGCAGACTTCAGGTGCAGAGCTCTGAACAATCAAAAACGTGAAGCGGTTGAGATCCCACGGAGGTGCGGTTCGCTGCAGGGAACGTCGCGTCATCAGGTTGCAGATTGTTGGTCAGCGGGGCGGTAGAAGTCTGCGGGGAAACCGTCCTGTTTGCATGCAATCAGCGTGAGCGGGCGGCCGTGCTTCAGGTTTACCTGTGAAAAGACCTCCCGGGGGTTGCCATCGTCGAACTCGCCCGTCCTGACTTCTGAGGAGCCGCCTCCCATCATCCAGAGCACATACAGTAGCGCACCATCCATTTCGTCATGAACGATCACCAATGATTCCATCAGGCCTTCAGCAAGCTCGGGGTAACGATCCTTGAACCAGGCGTAGAGCCAGGTTTCCCGAACGGCCAAACACATTTCGCTCAGTCTTTCCTCCTCGGCGACTGCATCGGCAATGCGGAGCTGGGTCTGGACTTCGTCCCTGTTCCAACCTCCGCGTTCCATGCGCCAAAGCTGGACTTTGCGAAAGTCTGCAGCGAGCGTCGCGGCGGCTTCTGCCCCCGTTATCTTCGAATGTCCCGGCGGCCTGGATGAATCGAAGATGGCGACGAGTTCAGCGACGCTTCGGCCCGGCTCATATCGGTAAGTAATCCACGGGGCAGGGGTGAGTCCTGGGACGGCAGCGGTATCGCGGACGTTAAAACCGCGGCCGTCGGGATAACGCGCCCCAATCTCGGTCGTAAGATCCTTGCCGCTGCTGATGGAGGCGGTCGTGCCATTTTCTGAATGCCCGAAAAGGAAGAGCTGGAACCCGGGTATGTTCTCAAAGGCATAGATGCCCTCCAGACGGTAACCCGCAGCTTCAAGCGCGTTCCGTTGACGTTCCACATCCGGGTGCTGCACAGCCTCCATTGGGACGCGCCGCGTTGAAGTCTGCACGGCAGGCGCCAATTTGCGCTTGGCAACAAGGTGAGTGCGAAACTCTTCGACTTCCTTCTTTAAACGAGCGGTCTGCTCTTCCATCAGCTGCTTCATTGCAGAACGTAACGCTCTTTTCTCCGAGTTTCCTTTTGCGAGGTTATCCTTCGTATGTGCAAGAATCTGCGAGAGCGCATCGCTGGCGGGATCATCTGAATACGATTCTTCAAGTTGCGATTCCCCGGCCGTGTCATCCGTCTCGGCGATATCCGGGGCCGCTGCAATCGCGTTCAGTTCGTTGTCCGGCAATTCATTGTACCCACCTAGGATCGTCAAACCGGCCTGCACCGTACGCTTCTTGGGCGCCAGCGGGTCTCCGTTCGTCTCAAGCTCCCAGCAGCAGTGAAGCGCATAGGCTTGCAACGGGGTGAGATCTGCTGTCGTTTCGCCAAAGAGCGCGAATGTGACCGAACCAACCATCCCAAGGCCTATGTCGTCTGCCTCGCGCTCGTCCGTCCTGGGATACTCATAGCGCAACAGCCAAAGCTGGCGGCGATCCTGCGTGGGCGGCCAGTAAAGCTCGCGCGTGTCGACTATGCTGATCCGCGCGGGCGGTTCGCCGAACTCACTGGGATGCGACAGCCATGCAACCATCGTTGCCATCGCCTGGAAATTGGGATCGGCAGCCTCGGCCGGAATTGCGTCCTCGCGGCCGAGCTCCTCGAGCAGCTGGACGGCAGCCGACGAAGTGTTCACATGGACGGCAAAGCGGGCGAGGTTTCGAATGCCGCGTTCCATGCCCATCTTCGCGGCCGCCCACGCAGCTTCAACTGACACGCCTGGATCCGGATGGTCCATCGCCAGTTCAAGCAATTCGTTTCGTGCCGGATGGGTCATGAACGGCAACGCAGCGGTTGCACTGTGCGCGTAACTGAAGTGTTCGGGGTTCAAATCCCGCAGCCATCCGCGGAGCATCTCAATTCCCGAAGGAGAGTCGTAAGGATGCTCGATGTCGCCACCGTCCAACGCGCATTGGTTGGCTGCATCCAACAAGGTGACAGCCGCGAACCCTGAAGGCAGCGAGAGTTTGAATGCCGAGAAGAACCGCCTGCAATGCGGGTGCTCGTTGTTAAAGCCGCCGATGATTGACGACCACATGTATGCCTCGGAAGCAAAACCAGATTGGGCGACTGCAATGATGCGGTCAGTGCCGTCTTCTGTCGCAAACTGCGTCAGGAGCTTTAGAAGAAACAGTCGATCGCTGATGGCGGTGGGCGCGTCGTCCATGAGGCAGGGTTCCAATTCCAACAGCAGCGGAACTCCGTCGTCGCGAAAGACTTGAAAGACTTCTTGGGCAGGTTCTTCGGGCTGGAAGGCGCGAAGGAGGCGGGCCGCGCGGCTGGGGCTGGCCAGAGTCTCTTTGAAAACGCGGCAGAATTCCTCGGCTTCTTCGCGTGTGGTGATCTCAACTTCCGGTTGATCGAACCGGGAGAACTTGCCCTGCGCAAAGAATTTCTCCACGGCCTCGCGTATTTCGCTCTTCATGGAATCTCACTTTCAGCTTGGATGAATAAGTGCCTTGACGTCGGTTGGCCTCCAGCTTTTCTGCAGGCTTCGAACGTTTCAAGTGCTTTTTCTCCGCAAGACGAGGTGGGTGCGTTCGGACCGGGATCTTCAGGTCGCTTCAATGAGAGCACGGAATCGTGTGAAATGATTGACCTGCGCGTTCGCGCACGCTGAAGCGGCCGTAAACGCCGAGGTCCTCCCGCGTAAGCCCCGGCTAACGGTGCCGATCAATAGTCGCGTAAGGCTCGACCGATCGGCGGATGACCGCGGGCACAGAACACCTGCGTGGGGCGAGGCATTCTGCTGTCCTGCAGATGGGTCAACGTGCTGGCGTTGTCTACATCCTGCCGGCGCGAAGCCGGCGATACAGCCTGTCCTCCGTAGCAGCCACTGCGGAGGGCCGGACAGGTTGGAAACGTGTAGAGCTAAGAGTTGAATTACTTCAGACGATCAAACGTTTTCTGCAGGATCTGCCAATCTTTCATGCCCTTGACCTTCTCCATTGCAGACTTGCCGATCTCCGCTTCCTTCGCGTTCTTGGTCGGCTTGGATGCCTTGTAGAAAATGCCGAAGTATCCGGGGAACGGTTCGTTGGCGAGCTTGTACGCCGCGAGCTCATCCGTCACGTCGTGGTCCTTGGGAACTTCGTTGAACACGCCGCCCTTGCGCGGATTCGAGGCGTCAAAGGCGCCTTCGTAAAACTCCACGCATTCGCTGAGACATTCGATGAAGCTGAAACCGTCGTGATCCATCGCGGCCTCCATCATCTGCAGCACATGGTTTGGGTTCGTGTGCGTCGTGCGTGCGACGAAACTGGCCCCTGCTGAAATCGCCTGCTTCATGGGATTGATGGGATAATCAATTGCGCCCCATTGATCGGTCTTGCTTTTGAATCCGAGCGGCGACGTCGGGGAAGTCTGCTTCTTCGTCAGGCCGTAGACCCAATTGTCCATGACCACGTAGGTGAGCTTCACGTTCTTGCGCGCGGTGTGGTTGAAATGGTTGCCGCCAATGGAAAACGCGTCGCCATCACCGCCGAACACAAACACGTGCAGGTCGGGACGGGAGAGCGAAACTCCGGTTGCGAATGGCAGGGCGCGGCCGTGAATGTAATGAACGCCGTGCGCCTGGACGAAGTAGGGAAAGCGGCTGGAGCAGCCGATGCCGGCAACCGTCGTGATCTTCTCGTGCCAGAGCTTCCGCTTTTCGATCAGCTTGAAATACAGCGCCAGCACGGAGAAATCTCCGCAACCGGGGCACCACGTGGGATGATCCGCTGCAATTTCCTTCTTGGTCAGGCCTTTGCGTTCTGCGTCGGGAGGAACTGTAATGACGGTGGTAAGAGCGGGGGAATCGGTCAGGGAACTCATGTTGGTAATGCGTTGAGAATCGTTCGAAAGTTTCAAGCCGTCACGGGCTGGCCGTTTGAGGCGAGTCTTGCCTGCACGGCTGCAAGGATTTCCTTAACCTTCCATGTCAGGCCGTCTGTCTTGTTGATGCCGCGAATGGCAGGATTGCAAAAGCGCGCGCGGAGGACCGACGCGAGCTGCCCGCCCTGATTGTAAATGCCTTCGTCGTTCATCTCGACGACAAAAACGTGATTGAATCCTGAGAAAATATTCTCCAATCCGTGCGGCAAAGGGCTGATGGCCCGCAGGTGAATCGAGGAAATGCTGTCGCCAGCGGCGCGGGCGCGATCCACAGCTTCCTTGATGGGACCTTGCGTTGAACCCCATCCGACGAGCAGAACATTGCCTTCGCTCGGCCCGTAAATGCGCGGCGCGGGAAGCGTTTCCGCGAGGGCCTGGAGTTTCTTGCGCCGCTTGATCGTCATCTGCTGGTGCAGTTTCGGCGATCCGGTCGGGTGTCCCATTTCGTCATGTTCAAGTCCTGTCGCAACAGGATACTTGCCGCTGAGAATGCGGGTCCCGGGAACCACGCGTTGAACGACGCCCGTGGGGGTCGACAGATCGTAAGGTTTGTAGTCTTGAACCGGCGTCAGGTCGGGACTGATGTCCTGGCAAACCTTCTCAAGGTCAGGTTCATCAAACGCTTCGATTCGGGTCG
Coding sequences within it:
- a CDS encoding HEAT repeat domain-containing protein, which translates into the protein MKSEIREAVEKFFAQGKFSRFDQPEVEITTREEAEEFCRVFKETLASPSRAARLLRAFQPEEPAQEVFQVFRDDGVPLLLELEPCLMDDAPTAISDRLFLLKLLTQFATEDGTDRIIAVAQSGFASEAYMWSSIIGGFNNEHPHCRRFFSAFKLSLPSGFAAVTLLDAANQCALDGGDIEHPYDSPSGIEMLRGWLRDLNPEHFSYAHSATAALPFMTHPARNELLELAMDHPDPGVSVEAAWAAAKMGMERGIRNLARFAVHVNTSSAAVQLLEELGREDAIPAEAADPNFQAMATMVAWLSHPSEFGEPPARISIVDTRELYWPPTQDRRQLWLLRYEYPRTDEREADDIGLGMVGSVTFALFGETTADLTPLQAYALHCCWELETNGDPLAPKKRTVQAGLTILGGYNELPDNELNAIAAAPDIAETDDTAGESQLEESYSDDPASDALSQILAHTKDNLAKGNSEKRALRSAMKQLMEEQTARLKKEVEEFRTHLVAKRKLAPAVQTSTRRVPMEAVQHPDVERQRNALEAAGYRLEGIYAFENIPGFQLFLFGHSENGTTASISSGKDLTTEIGARYPDGRGFNVRDTAAVPGLTPAPWITYRYEPGRSVAELVAIFDSSRPPGHSKITGAEAAATLAADFRKVQLWRMERGGWNRDEVQTQLRIADAVAEEERLSEMCLAVRETWLYAWFKDRYPELAEGLMESLVIVHDEMDGALLYVLWMMGGGSSEVRTGEFDDGNPREVFSQVNLKHGRPLTLIACKQDGFPADFYRPADQQSAT
- a CDS encoding thiamine pyrophosphate-dependent enzyme — protein: MSSLTDSPALTTVITVPPDAERKGLTKKEIAADHPTWCPGCGDFSVLALYFKLIEKRKLWHEKITTVAGIGCSSRFPYFVQAHGVHYIHGRALPFATGVSLSRPDLHVFVFGGDGDAFSIGGNHFNHTARKNVKLTYVVMDNWVYGLTKKQTSPTSPLGFKSKTDQWGAIDYPINPMKQAISAGASFVARTTHTNPNHVLQMMEAAMDHDGFSFIECLSECVEFYEGAFDASNPRKGGVFNEVPKDHDVTDELAAYKLANEPFPGYFGIFYKASKPTKNAKEAEIGKSAMEKVKGMKDWQILQKTFDRLK